In the Metabacillus endolithicus genome, one interval contains:
- the ric gene encoding iron-sulfur cluster repair di-iron protein: MFTQTMLVRDIVNQFPESSDLFKKFRIDFCCGGKRPLHEAVLERNVDIEVVMQQLQKLYQSVHERNEMTLNWNETTVSDLIQHIKTKHHIYLANELPQLTPYVTKVMRVHGPDQPHLLQIHKLFNELKTELEQHTVKEEAIVFPLIEKLAKETNEEERENIKAQIIELENEHDHAGNLIKAIRKMTDDFTPPEHACGTYRLVYQRLEALESDLFEHIHLENNILFQKVM; this comes from the coding sequence ATGTTTACTCAAACAATGCTTGTAAGAGATATTGTCAACCAGTTCCCCGAGTCCAGTGACCTATTTAAGAAGTTCCGAATTGATTTTTGTTGCGGAGGAAAACGTCCTCTACACGAAGCAGTTCTTGAGAGGAATGTAGATATTGAAGTCGTAATGCAACAGCTACAAAAACTTTACCAAAGTGTACATGAAAGAAATGAAATGACATTAAATTGGAATGAGACGACTGTATCGGATTTAATACAGCATATAAAAACGAAACATCATATATATTTGGCTAATGAACTTCCCCAACTTACTCCTTATGTGACTAAGGTTATGAGGGTTCATGGACCAGATCAGCCTCATCTTTTACAGATTCATAAACTTTTTAATGAGTTAAAAACTGAATTAGAGCAACATACTGTTAAAGAGGAAGCCATTGTCTTTCCCCTTATAGAAAAGCTAGCAAAAGAGACTAATGAAGAAGAGAGAGAAAATATAAAGGCACAAATCATTGAACTTGAGAACGAGCATGATCACGCAGGGAATTTAATTAAAGCGATTCGTAAGATGACAGATGACTTTACACCACCAGAGCATGCTTGCGGCACCTATCGACTTGTGTACCAACGCCTCGAAGCACTAGAATCTGATCTATTTGAACACATCCATTTAGAAAACAACATCCTTTTTCAAAAGGTTATGTAA
- a CDS encoding 4Fe-4S dicluster domain-containing protein, with amino-acid sequence MKKRLYLELENCIGCRSCLAACTQCGGHEERNRNYVYDVNPLVNRQTMPLMCLHCVNPACARSCPAQAIQIHETGAVLSALVEKCIGCQNCTIACPYGIPKFDTEQNLMYKCDLCIDRTKDGIPPMCASVCPSNTLQWLTEEEIEAKQKNHPLNNGKWVASMPYLEGETNVKISLPGILQGTTKLF; translated from the coding sequence ATGAAAAAAAGATTATATCTTGAGTTAGAAAATTGTATTGGTTGTCGTTCTTGTCTTGCAGCATGCACACAATGCGGAGGACATGAAGAGAGAAACCGAAATTATGTATATGATGTGAATCCTTTAGTAAATAGACAAACCATGCCTCTAATGTGTTTGCATTGCGTAAATCCGGCATGTGCCAGAAGTTGTCCAGCCCAAGCAATCCAAATCCATGAAACAGGGGCTGTTTTATCAGCTCTTGTTGAAAAATGTATTGGTTGTCAAAACTGTACAATTGCCTGTCCGTACGGCATACCGAAGTTCGATACAGAACAAAATTTGATGTACAAGTGTGATTTGTGTATCGATCGAACCAAGGATGGTATTCCACCAATGTGTGCAAGTGTTTGTCCATCTAATACACTTCAATGGTTAACAGAAGAAGAAATCGAAGCGAAACAGAAAAACCACCCTTTAAATAATGGGAAATGGGTAGCGAGTATGCCTTATTTAGAAGGTGAGACAAACGTAAAAATCAGTTTACCTGGTATTTTACAAGGGACAACTAAGTTATTTTAG
- a CDS encoding molybdopterin oxidoreductase family protein, producing MQRDKFFREVENVNHPNEKLIKTHCSYCGMQCGMNLRVNTISNKIIGVEPRYDWPVTVGKMCPKGVTAYQQTNHKDRILKPLIRDDSALKGTKEGFRESSWEEAYDLIATKFSNLQETYGKDTLSVFSGVSMTNEKCYLTGKFTRVALGTRYIDYNGRFCMSSAAGGFLRSFGVDRGSTLPWTDIHETDCLFISGSNTAECHPTSMFRVWSVQERGGYLIVADPRETPLARRADLHLDLKPGTDLALANGILNLLIENNYVDDEFVMNHTNGFGETKELVKEFTPEYTSRITGVSKEKIIKAAEIYGKAPNAIVMFARGIEQQHKGVDNVSGYVNMALVTGKIGRPKAGVATFTGQGNGQGGREHGQKSDLLPGYRKITNPKHVEEVCEVWGITPEEMPEPGVSAYEMFELMDQKKIRGLYLLCSNPAVSAPNLNFVRKALKNLDFMVCSDFYLSESAEFADVILPSVTWSEDEGTVTNLEGRIIKINKAQEPIGDSKPDWLIQVELAEKLGKGKYFSHLKEARDVADEFRRATKGGYADYYGATWDKIDKQDGVFWPCKDENDTGTPHMFLDKKFYHPDGKAKICALPYRPPAEEPCEEYPLRLTTGRVVYHYLSGNQTRRIPFLKDMCPEPYVEVHPETAERYHISHDEVVRLFTRRGECNYKVKITEAIRKDTVFVPYHFGDYESINLLTIAALDPISRMPEFKACAAQIEKLAVGKVQ from the coding sequence ATGCAAAGGGATAAGTTTTTTAGGGAAGTAGAAAATGTTAATCATCCAAATGAAAAGTTAATTAAGACCCATTGTAGTTATTGTGGAATGCAATGTGGGATGAATCTAAGAGTTAACACAATTTCAAATAAAATTATTGGAGTCGAACCGAGATATGATTGGCCTGTCACGGTGGGGAAAATGTGCCCAAAAGGAGTAACAGCTTATCAACAAACAAATCATAAAGATCGCATTCTGAAACCACTGATTCGTGATGATTCTGCCCTAAAGGGTACGAAAGAAGGGTTCCGTGAGTCTAGTTGGGAAGAAGCTTATGATTTGATTGCAACGAAATTTTCAAACTTACAAGAGACTTATGGAAAAGACACATTGTCAGTTTTTAGTGGTGTATCGATGACAAATGAAAAATGTTATTTAACAGGAAAATTTACAAGAGTTGCACTAGGGACTCGGTATATCGATTATAATGGACGTTTTTGTATGTCAAGTGCAGCCGGTGGTTTTCTTCGTTCATTTGGTGTAGATAGAGGCTCAACACTACCTTGGACAGATATTCATGAAACAGATTGTTTATTTATTTCAGGAAGCAATACTGCAGAATGCCATCCTACTTCAATGTTCCGGGTGTGGTCTGTACAGGAGAGAGGTGGCTATTTAATTGTAGCAGATCCTCGTGAAACACCTCTGGCAAGAAGAGCGGATCTTCACTTAGATTTAAAGCCAGGGACTGACCTTGCATTAGCAAATGGAATTCTGAATCTTCTTATTGAAAATAATTATGTTGACGATGAATTTGTAATGAATCATACAAATGGATTTGGTGAAACAAAGGAATTAGTTAAGGAATTTACACCAGAGTACACAAGTAGAATAACTGGAGTTTCAAAAGAAAAAATTATAAAAGCAGCTGAAATATACGGAAAAGCACCGAATGCAATTGTTATGTTTGCTAGAGGGATTGAGCAGCAACATAAGGGTGTTGATAATGTATCTGGTTATGTAAACATGGCGTTAGTAACTGGTAAAATTGGTCGACCTAAAGCAGGGGTTGCGACATTTACTGGTCAAGGAAACGGGCAGGGTGGTCGCGAACACGGACAAAAATCTGATTTATTACCAGGGTATCGAAAAATTACGAATCCTAAGCATGTGGAAGAGGTTTGTGAAGTTTGGGGAATTACACCAGAAGAAATGCCTGAGCCTGGGGTTTCTGCTTATGAAATGTTTGAGCTAATGGATCAAAAGAAGATTCGAGGATTGTATTTATTATGCTCAAATCCTGCGGTTTCAGCTCCTAATTTAAATTTTGTGAGAAAAGCACTTAAAAACCTTGATTTTATGGTTTGTTCGGATTTCTATCTATCAGAATCAGCAGAGTTTGCAGATGTAATTTTACCTTCTGTAACCTGGTCAGAGGATGAGGGAACAGTCACAAATTTGGAAGGGCGGATCATCAAAATAAACAAAGCGCAGGAACCTATTGGAGACTCTAAGCCAGACTGGCTCATTCAAGTAGAATTAGCAGAAAAATTAGGGAAAGGCAAATACTTCTCACACCTTAAGGAAGCAAGAGATGTGGCAGATGAATTTAGAAGAGCTACAAAAGGTGGGTATGCCGATTATTATGGTGCAACATGGGATAAAATCGACAAACAGGACGGAGTATTTTGGCCTTGCAAAGATGAAAACGATACAGGAACACCACATATGTTCCTTGATAAAAAATTCTATCATCCAGACGGAAAAGCAAAAATTTGTGCATTGCCATATCGACCACCAGCTGAAGAGCCATGTGAAGAATATCCGCTTCGTCTTACAACAGGCCGTGTTGTTTATCATTATTTGTCTGGGAATCAAACAAGAAGAATACCATTTCTGAAGGATATGTGCCCAGAGCCTTACGTGGAAGTTCACCCTGAAACGGCTGAACGTTATCACATTTCACATGATGAAGTGGTTCGCCTGTTTACCCGTCGAGGTGAGTGTAACTACAAAGTGAAAATAACAGAAGCAATACGGAAGGATACAGTCTTCGTACCCTATCACTTTGGAGACTATGAGTCTATCAATCTATTAACAATCGCGGCTCTTGATCCGATTTCAAGAATGCCTGAATTTAAAGCTTGTGCTGCACAAATTGAGAAGCTAGCCGTAGGGAAGGTGCAATAA
- a CDS encoding Crp/Fnr family transcriptional regulator translates to MSQEEIKDRLYSFSIFKELSLTELEMIVNISNARQLEKGSLVFMQEEPITQVYFVQSGKVKIFRTDNNGKEQIVSVLEAGEMFPHAGFFRKGNYPAHAEVLENSILIATSIHGFEKMLVDSPQLCIKVFRILGEKIVDLQNRLEEQISHNSKEKIILLLLRLCKSNGVPYKKRYKLITHFKNRDLANMIGTSRETVSRTLTNLKKRGYVDIDEDGLFIVDYEKLYDELI, encoded by the coding sequence ATATCACAAGAGGAAATAAAAGACCGTCTTTACTCATTTTCTATTTTTAAAGAGTTAAGCCTTACAGAATTAGAAATGATCGTAAACATCTCAAATGCTCGACAGCTCGAAAAAGGGTCTTTAGTATTTATGCAGGAAGAACCTATTACTCAAGTTTATTTTGTCCAATCTGGTAAGGTGAAAATTTTTAGGACAGACAATAACGGAAAAGAACAAATTGTCTCTGTCTTAGAAGCAGGAGAAATGTTCCCACATGCAGGTTTCTTTAGAAAAGGGAATTATCCAGCACATGCTGAAGTTTTAGAAAATTCTATCTTAATAGCTACCTCTATTCATGGATTCGAGAAAATGTTAGTGGATTCACCTCAATTATGCATTAAGGTATTTCGAATACTAGGTGAGAAAATTGTAGATTTACAAAATAGACTTGAAGAACAGATTTCACACAATTCAAAGGAAAAAATCATCTTGTTGCTGTTACGATTATGTAAAAGTAACGGAGTTCCGTATAAAAAAAGATATAAACTCATTACCCATTTTAAGAATCGTGATCTCGCAAACATGATAGGAACATCCAGAGAAACGGTAAGCCGTACATTGACTAACCTTAAAAAGAGAGGATATGTAGATATCGATGAAGACGGACTTTTCATCGTTGACTACGAAAAACTATATGATGAACTAATTTAA